A genomic window from Pyxicephalus adspersus chromosome 2, UCB_Pads_2.0, whole genome shotgun sequence includes:
- the LOC140324759 gene encoding WW domain-binding protein 1-like (The sequence of the model RefSeq protein was modified relative to this genomic sequence to represent the inferred CDS: added 39 bases not found in genome assembly) yields the protein MRREELAVRGSAYGREFCFGEDRKPYRCEIGYCCGDTECCTYYYELWWFWLAWTLIILAGCCCAYRHRRVKLRHQQELRQREISLMAYQGITPSAAAAATALEVWPTCKLPTYEEVTQDPPTPPPPYCEILEETVTGGERPPLPAPSSVYLDLSLPQQEGASPQEVSTADHLEYPHEYMEQESASALERRRHITGDSGIVLCDEKAMSFCGREEDADLCRGGYISIETGDIDRQGNN from the exons GGCCGAGAATTCTGCTTTGGTGAAGATCGGAAGCCTTACAGATGTGAGATCGGGTATTGCTGTGGTGATACAGAGTGCTGCACCTACTACTATGAGCTGTGGT GGTTCTGGCTGGCCTGGACACTCATCATCCTGGCAGGCTGCTGCTGTGCATATCGGCACCGTAGGGTAAAACTGAGACATCAGCAGGAGCTGAGACAACGTGAGATCAGCCTTATGGCCTACCAGGGCATCACTCCATCTGCTGCCGCCGCTGCAACTGCCTTAG AGGTCTGGCCAACCTGCAAACTGCCTACGTACGAGGAAGTGACCCAGGACCCACCCACACCTCCCCCACCTTATTGTGAGATTTTAGAGGAGACTGTCACGGGTGGAGAGAGACCCCCTCTTCCTGCACCTAGTTCTGTCTATTTAGATCTTTCGCTACCCCAGCAAGAAGGAGCATCGCCCCAGGAGGTCTCTACAGCAGATCATCTGGAGTATCCACACGAGTATATGGAACAAGAGAGTGCCAGTGCCTTGGAGAGGAGACGCCACATCACAGGGGATTCAGGAATCGTCCTTTGTGATGAGAAGGCCATGTCCTTTTGTGGGAGAGAAGAGGACGCCGATTTATGTAGGGGGGGATACATCAGCATAGAAACGGGGGATATAGACAGACAGGGGAATAACTAA